CCCCGGCCTTCGCGGGGGTGGGGTCGTGTTGGCACACGTCCCATAAGAGGGGTCCTACCTCTCGATTGAGCGCTCAGATGACCGGGTCCGTATTCATGTGCCGAATGCCGTGTCGGCCAGTCGGGAGGCGGATCGCACAGACTCCCGGCAGTCTGGAATGAGCCGAAAAAACGCACGTGCTTACGGGGGTAGGCTCGGCAGCGGCCGGCGGGCAGAAGCACGCCGGCGGCCGGGTGGGCGCATGCCCCGAGACCGGCGACCGACATGTGGAGAGGAGCCCTGACCCAGGGTGAGCACCAAGCCGACCACCACAGACCTTGAGTGGACCGACCTGGACCAGCGGGCCGTGGACACCGCCCGTGTCCTGGCCGCCGACGCCGTACAGAAGGTCGGCAACGGCCATCCCGGTACGGCGATGAGCCTGGCGCCGGCCGCCTACACCCTCTTCCAGAAGGTGATGAGGCACGACCCGGCCGACCCGGAGTGGGTCGGGCGCGACCGCTTCGTGCTGTCCGCCGGCCACTCGTCCCTGACCCTCTACACCCAGCTCTACCTGGCCGGTTTCGGCCTGGAGCTGGAAGACCTGGAGTCCTTCCGCACCTGGGGCTCGAAGACCCCGGGCCACCCGGAGTACGGGCACACCAAGGGCGTCGAGACCACCACCGGTCCGCTCGGCCAGGGCGTCGCCAACGCGGTGGGCATGGCGATGGCCGCCCGCTACGAGCGCGGCCTGTTCGACCCGGACGCGCCGCAGGGCGAGTCCCCCTTCGACCACTTCATCTACTGCATCGCCGGTGACGGCTGCCTCCAGGAGGGCATCTCCGCCGAGGCCTCCTCGCTCGCCGGCCACCAGAAGCTCGGCAACCTGGTCCTGCTGTGGGACGACAACCACATCTCGATCGAGGGCGACACCGAGACGGCCGTCTCCGAGGACACCGTCAAGCGGTACGAGGCCTACGGCTGGCATGTGCAGCGTGTCGAGGCCCAGGACAACGGCGACCTGGACCCGGCCGCGATCTTCGCCGCGATCCAGGAGGCCAAGAGGGTCACGGACAAGCCGTCCTTCATCGCGATGCGCTCGATCATCGCCTGGCCGGCCCCGAGCGCCCAGAACACCGAGGCCGCGCACGGCTCGGCGCTGGGCGAGGAGGAGGTCGCGGCCACCAAGCGCGTCCTCGGTTTCGACCCCGAGCAGCACTTCGCCGTCGAGGACGAGGTCATCACCCACACCCGCAAGGCCCTGGAGCGCGGCGCGCAGGCGAAGGCCGAGTGGGAGAAGTCCCTGCAGCTGTGGCGGGACGACAACCCGGAGCGTGCCGCGGAGTTCGACCGCATCAGCAAGGGCGAGCTGCCCACCGGCTGGGAGGAGAAGATCCCGGTCTTCGAGCCGGGCAAGGGCGTCGCGACGCGTGCCGCCTCCGGCAAGGTGCTGCAGGCGCTCGGCGCGGTGGTCCCCGAGCTGTGGGGCGGCTCCGCCGACCTGGCCGGCTCGAACAACACGACCATCGACAAGGACAGCTCCTTCCTGCCGGCGGACAACCCGCTGCCGGAGGCCGACCCGTACGGCCGTACGATCCACTTCGGCATCCGCGAGCACTCCATGGGTGCCGAGATGAACGGCATCACGCTGCACGGCAACACCCGTGTCTACGGCGGTACGTTCCTCGTCTTCTCCGACTACATGCGCAACGCGGTGCGGCTGTCGGCCCTGATGCACCTGCCGGTGACGTATGTGTGGACCCACGACTCCATCGGTCTCGGCGAGGACGGACCGACGCACCAGCCGGTCGAGCACCTGGCCTCGCTGCGCGCGATCCCCGGTCTGAACGTGGTCCGCCCGGCGGACGCCAACGAGACCGCGATCGCCTGGCGCGAGATCCTGGGCCGCTACACCAAGGAGTTCGGCAAGGGCGCACCGCACGCCCTCGCCCTCACCCGCCAGGGCGTGCCGGCGTACGAGCCCAACGAGGATGCCGCGCGCGGCGGTTACGTGCTGTTCGACGCGGACGGCGGCGAGGCGCAGGTCATCCTGATCGCCACCGGTTCCGAGGTGCACGTGGCCGTCGAGGCACGTGAGCAGCTGCAGGCCGAGGGCGTTCCCACGCGCGTCGTGTCGATGCCGTCCGTCGAGTGGTTCGAGGAGCAGGACCAGGGGTACCGGGACTCCGTGCTCCCGCCGTCCGTCAAGGCCCGCGTGGCCGTGGAGGCGGGCATCGGGCTGACCTGGCACCGCTATGTCGGGGACGCCGGCCGCATCGTTTCCCTGGAGCACTTCGGTGCTTCCGCCGACGGCAAGGTGCTCTTCCGCGAGTTCGGCTTCACTGCCGAGAATGTGGCTGCCAAGGCCCGGGAATCCATCGCCGCCGCCCAGCGCTGACGCTCATATACGACACGTAGGAGATGTAATTCCATGACAGACGCACTCAAGCGCCTCTCCGAGGAAGGCGTCGCGATCTGGCTGGACGACCTGTCGCGCAAGCGGATCACGTCCGGCAACCTCGCCGAGCTGATCGACCAGCAGCACGTCGTGGGCGTCACCACCAACCCGACGATCTTCCAGAAGGCGATCAGCGGGGGTGACGGCTACCAGCAGCAGGTCACGGACCTCGCCGCCCGCAAGGTCACCGTCGAAGAGGCCATCCGCATGATCACCACGGCGGACGTCCGCGACGCCGCCGACATCCTGCGCCCTGTCTTCGACGCCACCGGCGGTCAGGACGGCCGGGTCTCCATCGAGGTGGACCCGCGTCTCGCGCACAACACGGCGGCCACCGTCGCCGAGGCCAAGCAGCTGGCCTGGCTGGTCGACCGGCCCAACACGCTGATCAAGATCCCGGCCACCAAGGCGGGTCTGCCGGCGATCACCGAGGTCATCGGCCTCGGCATCAGCGTCAACGTCACGCTGATCTTCTCCCTGGAGCGCTACCGCGAGGTCATGGCCGCCTACCTGGCCGGCCTGGAGAAGGCGAAGGAGCGCGGCCTGGACCTGTCGCTCATCCGTTCCGTGGCGTCCTTCTTCGTGTCCCGTGTGGACACCGAGATCGACAAGCGCCTGAACGCCCTGGGCACCGACGAGGCCAAGGCGCTGCGCGGCAAGGCCGCCGTCGCCAACGCGCGCCTCGCCTACCAGGCGTACGAGGAGGTGTTCGCCTCGGACCGCTGGAACGCGCTGGAGAACGCGGGCGCCAACAAGCAGCGTCCGCTGTGGGCGTCGACCGGTGTGAAGGACCCGGCGTACCCGGACACGCTGTACGTCACCGAGCTGGTCGCGCCGAACACGGTCAACACCATGCCGGAGGCCACGCTGGAGGCCACCGACGACCACGGCGAGGTCACCGGCAACACGATCGCAGGCACCTACGAGCAGGCCCGCGCCGACATCGACGCGGTCGAGAAGCTCGGCATCGCGTACGACGACGTCGTGCAGGTGCTGGAGGACGAGGGCGTCGAGAAGTTCGAGGCGTCCTGGAACGAACTGCTGAAGTCCACCCAGGCGGAGCTCGAGCGCCTCGCCCCTTCGGAGGGCTGACTTGTCACCCCTTACCGGTTCCGGAGCGAACCCGCTTCGTGACCCGGCCGACCGACGGCTCCCGCGTATCGCGGGGCCGTCGGGTCTGGTCATCTTCGGTGTCACGGGCGATCTGTCCCGCAAGAAGCTGATGCCCGCGGTGTACGACCTCGCCAACCGGGGGCTGCTCCCGCCGGGCTTCTCGCTGGTGGGCTTCGCCCGCCGCGAGTGGGAGAACGAGGACTTCGCCGCCGAAGTCCACGACGCCGTCAAGGCGCACGCCCGCACGCCGTTCCGGGAGGAGGTCTGGCAGCAGCTCATCCAGGGGATGCGCTTCGTCCAGGGCACCTTCGACGACGACGATGCCTTCGAGCGGCTGCGCGCCACCATCGAGGAGCTGGACAAGGCACAGGGCACGGGCGGCAACTTCGCCTTCTACCTGTCGGTGCCGCCGCGCTCCTTCCCGGTGGTGATCCAGCAGCTGAAGAAGCACGGGCTGGCCGACCAGAGCGGCGGTTCCTGGCGGCGCGCGGTCATCGAGAAGCCGTTCGGCCACGACCTGAAGTCGGCCGAGGAGCTGAACAAGGTCGTGCACGAGGTGTTCGAGCCGGACCAGGTGTTCCGGATCGACCACTACCTCGGCAAGGAGACCGTCCAGAACATCCTGGCGCTGCGCTTCGCCAACACCATGTTCGAGCCGATCTGGAACCGGTCCTTCGTGGACCATGTGCAGATCACCATGGCCGAGGACATCGGCATCGGCGGCCGCGCCGGCTACTACGACGGCATCGGCGCCGCCCGCGACGTCATCCAGAACCATCTGCTCCAGCTCATGGCCCTCACGGCCATGGAGGAGCCCGCCTCCTTCGGCGCGGACGCGCTGGCCGCGGAGAAGGAGAAGGTGCTCGGCGCCGTACGGCTGCCGAAGGACCTGGGCGCCTCGACCGTGCGCGGTCAGTACGCGGGCGGCTGGCAGGGCGGCGAGAAGGTCATCGGCTACCTCGAAGAGGAGGGCATCGACCCGAAGTCGAAGACCGACACCTACGCCGCGATCAAGCTGGAGATCGACAACCGCCGCTGGGCGGGTGTCCCCTTCTATCTGCGCACCGGCAAGCGCCTCGGCCGCCGCGTGACGGAGATCGCGGTCGTCTTCCAGCGGGCACCGCACTCCCCGTTCGACCACACGGCGACGGAGGAGCTGGGCCAGAACGCGATCGTCATCCGCGTCCAGCCGGACGAGGGCATTACGGTCCGCTTCGGCTCCAAGGTGCCGGGCACCTCGATGGAGATCCGGGACGTCTCCATGGACTTCGCCTACGGCGAGTCCTTCACGGAGTCCAGCCCGGAGGCGTACGAGCGCCTGATCCTGGACGTGCTGCTGGGCGACGCCAACCTCTTCCCGCGCACAGAGGAGGTCGAGCTGTCCTGGAAGATCCTCGACCCGATCGAGGAGTACTGGGACAAGCACGGCAGGCCCGCGCAGTACCCGTCGGGCACCTGGGGCCCCGCCGAGGCGGACGAGATGCTCGCACGAGACGGACGGAGCTGGCGCCGGCCATGAAGATCGACCTGACCGACACCACCGCCGGCGACATCAACAAGGCGCTCGTACAGGGCCGCCGCGACATCGGCACACCCGCCGTCGGCATGGTCCTCACCCTCGTCATCGTCACCGACGAGGAGAACGCCTATGACGCGCTGAAGGCCGCCAACGACGCGTCGCGCGAGCACCCTTCGCGCACGCTGGTGGTCATCAAGCGGGTCTCCCGCTCCCCGCGCGACCGTACGACGTCCCGGCTGGACGCCGAGGTGCGGGTGGGCGCGGACGCGGGCACCGGCGAGACGGTCGTGCTGCGTCTGTACGGCGAAGTCGTCGAGCACGCCGACTCGGTCGTGCTGCCGCTGCTGCTGCCGGACGCGCCGGTGGTCGTGTGGTGGCCGGTGAACGCCCCGCTGGACCCGGCGAAGGACCCGCTGGGCGCGCTCGCCCAGCGCCGGGTCACCGATACCTATGCCGCCGAGCAGCCGGTGCGGGAGCTGTCCGCCCGCGCCGACGCCTACACGCCCGGCGACACCGACCTGTCCTGGACCCGGATCACGCCGTGGCGCTCGATGCTCGCGGCGGCCCTGGACCAGGTCACCTGCGCGGTGCGGGGCATCGAGGTGGAGGGCGAGGAGTTCAACCCGAGCTGTGAGCTGCTGGCGATGTGGCTCGCGGACCGGCTGGACGTCCCCGTCAGGCGTTCCCTGTCGTCCGGCCCGGGGCTGACGGCCGTCCGCATGGAGACCACCTGTGGCCCGATCGTTCTGGACCGCGCGGACGGCACGCTGGCCACACTGTCCATCGAGGGCCAGCCGGCCCGCGCGGTGGCGCTGAAGCGGCGGGAGACCGCCGAGCTGATCGCGGAGGAGCTGCGCCGGCTCGACCCGGACGACACCTACGCGTCGGCGCTGCGCTATGGCGTGGAGCGGCTGAACACGGCACCGGACAAGGCGACTTCCCAGGAGGCGGCAGAGCCGGCTGCCGAGCCCGCGCCCGCCAGGAAGGCCGCGGCCAAGACCGCGAAGAAGGCACCGGCGAGGAAGGCGACGGCGAAGTGAGCACTCCGCAGCTGGTCGTCCACCGCGACAAGGACCTGATGGCGCAGGCCGCCGCGGCCCGCCTGATCACGAAGATCGTGGACGCGCAGGCCTCCCGTGGCCGTGCGTCCGTGGTCCTCACGGGCGGCCGCAACGGCAACGGCCTGCTGGCCGCGCTGGCGGCGGCACCGGCCCGGGACGCCATCGACTGGGCTCGGCTCGACCTGTGGTGGGGCGACGAGCGCTACCTGCCGGAAGGCGACCCCGAGCGCAATGTCACGCAGGCCCGCGCGGCCCTGCTGGACTCCGTACCGCTGGACCCGGAGCGCGTGCACGCCATGCCCGCCTCCGACGGCCCGTACGGTGCGGACGTCGAGGCGGCCGCGGAGGCATACGCGGCGGAGCTGGCGAAGGCGGCCGGGCCGGAGAACCACGGCGCGGTGCCCACCTTCGACGTGCTCATGCTGGGCGTCGGCCCGGACACCCATGTGGCCTCGCTCTTCCCGGAGTTGCCGGCCGTTCGGGAGACCGAGCGCACGGTGGTCGGCGTGCACGGCGCGCCCAAGCCGCCGCCGACCCGGATCACCCTGACCCTGCCGGCGATCCGTTCGGCTCGCGAGGTGTGGCTGCTCGCGGCCGGCCAGGACAAGGCGGAGGCCGCGGCCATCGCCCTGTCCGGCGCGGGTGAGATCCAGGCGCCGGCGGCGGGGGCGTACGGTCGCTCCCGCACGCTGTGGCTCCTGGACTCCGCGGCGGCTTCGCAGCTGCCGAGGTCGCTGTATCCGCCTGCGTCGCCGTGACATCCGACTGGGCACAGAGGCGGCGGGGACTTCGGTTCCCGCCGCCTCTCTCATTTCACCGACCCCGCCATCACGCCCTGCACGAAGTGGCGCTGGAACGCGAAGAAGACCACCACCGGCACGATCAGTGACAGGAACGCACCCGGCGCCAGCACGTCGATGTTGCTGCCGAACTGCCGGATCTGGGACTGGAGTTCCACGGTGAGCGGCTGGGAGGAGCTGTCGGCGAAGAGCAGGGCGACGAGCATGTCGTTCCAGACCCACAGGAACTGGAAGATCGCGAGTGAGGCGATCGCCGGGCGCCCCACCGGCAGGACCAGCCGGGTGAAGATGCGCCACTCGCTGCCGCCGTCCATCCGCGCCGCCTCCAGCATCTCCTTCGGCATCTCCGCGAAGTAGTTGCGCAGCAGGAACACCGCGAAGGGCAGGCCGTAGGCCACATGGAAGAGGACGACGCCGGGGATCGTGCCGAACAGGCCCAGCGCGCCGAAGAGTTTGGCCACCGGCAGCAGGCCGATCTGGACCGGCACCACCAACAGGGCCACCACCAGCAGGAAGAGGGGCTCCCGGAGCGGGAAGTCCAGCCAGGCGAAGGCGTATCCGGCGAGGGCCGCGATGACCACGACGAGTGTCGTCGCCGGTACCGAGATCAGGACCGTGTTCCAGAAGGCCTGGGTCATCCCGGAGTTCTTCAGCAGCGCGGTGTAGTTGCCGAAGGACAGCTGGCCGGGGCTGGCCAGGGCCGTCCACCAGCCGCCCTTCGCGGTGTCCTGGGCCGAGCGCAGGGAGGAGAGGAACAGGCCCGCCAGCGGGGTCAGCCAGACCAGGCCGATCACCACCAGGAAGGCCTGCACCAGGCCGTTGCCCAGGCCCCGCCTGATCGCGTTCATCGCTGACTCCTCATCGTTGGCTCTGTCGGAAACGCCGGACGTTGAACACCATCGCGGGGATCACCAGGAGCAGGAGCAGCACGCCGAGGGCGCTGCCGAGGCCCTGGTTGTTGCCGCCGCCGAAGGAGACCAGCCACATCTGTGTGGCCAGCACCGTGGCGTCCTCCTGCACCGGTCCGGGCGCGATGACGTAGACGAGGTCGAAGACCTTCATCACATTGATCACGAGGGTCACGAAGACCACGGTGAGCACGGGTGCGAGCAGCGGCACGGTGATCCTGCGGAAGATCTGCCACTCGTTCGCGCCGTCCATCCGCGCGGCCTCCAGCGCGTCCCGGGGCAGGGTGGACAGGCCCGCGCCGATCAGGACCATGGCGAATCCGGTCCAGATCCACAGGTAGGCGCCGATGATCGCCGGGGTGACGAGCGTCGGTCCGAGCCAGGAGACGCCCTGGTAGGGCGGGGCGAAGTTCGACTCCGGGAGTTTCACCGTGTACGAGCCCGTGCGCAGCCCGGAGAAGGTGAAGGAGCCGTCGGCGGCGGTCGTCGTGCTCGCGACCGTGCCGCCGTCCCGCACCGCCTCGACCCTCATGCCGGGCAGCCCGCTCTCCTTCGGGTCGACCTTGCCCTGTCTGCCGCCCCCGCCGGGAGTGAAGTCCAGGTAGACGACACCGCGCAGTTCGCCGGGCGCGGCTTTGCGGCCGGCCGCGGGGTAGGCGGGCGAGGCGTTCTTGGGCAGGTCTCCGGGCAGCACGCCGACCATGGGGAGCGTCACCGTGCCGCCGGCGGAGGCGGTCGTACGGTACGAGCCGTCCCGGTCGTGGGTCAGCAGGCCCTCGCGGCCGCGGGCCGTCGGATACGTCGACGCGCCGTTGAAGGCGTCGTGGACGGAGACCACGGCCGCGTTCAGCACGCCCTTGTTCGGGTCCTGGTCGTAGGCGAGGCGGAAGATGATGCCGGCGGCGAGGAAGGACACCGCCATCGGCATGAAGAGCAGCAGCTTGAAGGCGGTGGCCCAGCGGACCTTCTCGACCAGGACGGCCAGGATCAGGCCGAGGCCGGTGAGCAGGGCCGGGGCCACGACGACCCAGAGGGTGGTGTTGCGGATGGCCTTCAGGGTCGCCGGGTCGCGGAACATCTCGGCGTAGTTGCCGCCGCCGACGAACCGGGTGCCGGAGGCGTCGAAGAAGCTGCGGCCGACGGAGAACAGCACCGGGTAGACGACGAGTGCGCCGAGCAGGAGCAGCGCGGGGAAGACGAAGAGCAGGGCGATCAGCCGGGCGCGCCGCCGGCTGCGGCGCCCGCGCGCCGCGCCGGCGGCCCGCGGGCCCGCCT
The genomic region above belongs to Streptomyces sp. CG1 and contains:
- a CDS encoding carbohydrate ABC transporter permease; this encodes MNAIRRGLGNGLVQAFLVVIGLVWLTPLAGLFLSSLRSAQDTAKGGWWTALASPGQLSFGNYTALLKNSGMTQAFWNTVLISVPATTLVVVIAALAGYAFAWLDFPLREPLFLLVVALLVVPVQIGLLPVAKLFGALGLFGTIPGVVLFHVAYGLPFAVFLLRNYFAEMPKEMLEAARMDGGSEWRIFTRLVLPVGRPAIASLAIFQFLWVWNDMLVALLFADSSSQPLTVELQSQIRQFGSNIDVLAPGAFLSLIVPVVVFFAFQRHFVQGVMAGSVK
- the tal gene encoding transaldolase codes for the protein MTDALKRLSEEGVAIWLDDLSRKRITSGNLAELIDQQHVVGVTTNPTIFQKAISGGDGYQQQVTDLAARKVTVEEAIRMITTADVRDAADILRPVFDATGGQDGRVSIEVDPRLAHNTAATVAEAKQLAWLVDRPNTLIKIPATKAGLPAITEVIGLGISVNVTLIFSLERYREVMAAYLAGLEKAKERGLDLSLIRSVASFFVSRVDTEIDKRLNALGTDEAKALRGKAAVANARLAYQAYEEVFASDRWNALENAGANKQRPLWASTGVKDPAYPDTLYVTELVAPNTVNTMPEATLEATDDHGEVTGNTIAGTYEQARADIDAVEKLGIAYDDVVQVLEDEGVEKFEASWNELLKSTQAELERLAPSEG
- the pgl gene encoding 6-phosphogluconolactonase, whose product is MSTPQLVVHRDKDLMAQAAAARLITKIVDAQASRGRASVVLTGGRNGNGLLAALAAAPARDAIDWARLDLWWGDERYLPEGDPERNVTQARAALLDSVPLDPERVHAMPASDGPYGADVEAAAEAYAAELAKAAGPENHGAVPTFDVLMLGVGPDTHVASLFPELPAVRETERTVVGVHGAPKPPPTRITLTLPAIRSAREVWLLAAGQDKAEAAAIALSGAGEIQAPAAGAYGRSRTLWLLDSAAASQLPRSLYPPASP
- a CDS encoding ABC transporter permease subunit, whose product is MTATALEKQQAGPRAAGAARGRRSRRRARLIALLFVFPALLLLGALVVYPVLFSVGRSFFDASGTRFVGGGNYAEMFRDPATLKAIRNTTLWVVVAPALLTGLGLILAVLVEKVRWATAFKLLLFMPMAVSFLAAGIIFRLAYDQDPNKGVLNAAVVSVHDAFNGASTYPTARGREGLLTHDRDGSYRTTASAGGTVTLPMVGVLPGDLPKNASPAYPAAGRKAAPGELRGVVYLDFTPGGGGRQGKVDPKESGLPGMRVEAVRDGGTVASTTTAADGSFTFSGLRTGSYTVKLPESNFAPPYQGVSWLGPTLVTPAIIGAYLWIWTGFAMVLIGAGLSTLPRDALEAARMDGANEWQIFRRITVPLLAPVLTVVFVTLVINVMKVFDLVYVIAPGPVQEDATVLATQMWLVSFGGGNNQGLGSALGVLLLLLVIPAMVFNVRRFRQSQR
- the tkt gene encoding transketolase — its product is MSTKPTTTDLEWTDLDQRAVDTARVLAADAVQKVGNGHPGTAMSLAPAAYTLFQKVMRHDPADPEWVGRDRFVLSAGHSSLTLYTQLYLAGFGLELEDLESFRTWGSKTPGHPEYGHTKGVETTTGPLGQGVANAVGMAMAARYERGLFDPDAPQGESPFDHFIYCIAGDGCLQEGISAEASSLAGHQKLGNLVLLWDDNHISIEGDTETAVSEDTVKRYEAYGWHVQRVEAQDNGDLDPAAIFAAIQEAKRVTDKPSFIAMRSIIAWPAPSAQNTEAAHGSALGEEEVAATKRVLGFDPEQHFAVEDEVITHTRKALERGAQAKAEWEKSLQLWRDDNPERAAEFDRISKGELPTGWEEKIPVFEPGKGVATRAASGKVLQALGAVVPELWGGSADLAGSNNTTIDKDSSFLPADNPLPEADPYGRTIHFGIREHSMGAEMNGITLHGNTRVYGGTFLVFSDYMRNAVRLSALMHLPVTYVWTHDSIGLGEDGPTHQPVEHLASLRAIPGLNVVRPADANETAIAWREILGRYTKEFGKGAPHALALTRQGVPAYEPNEDAARGGYVLFDADGGEAQVILIATGSEVHVAVEAREQLQAEGVPTRVVSMPSVEWFEEQDQGYRDSVLPPSVKARVAVEAGIGLTWHRYVGDAGRIVSLEHFGASADGKVLFREFGFTAENVAAKARESIAAAQR
- the zwf gene encoding glucose-6-phosphate dehydrogenase, whose translation is MSPLTGSGANPLRDPADRRLPRIAGPSGLVIFGVTGDLSRKKLMPAVYDLANRGLLPPGFSLVGFARREWENEDFAAEVHDAVKAHARTPFREEVWQQLIQGMRFVQGTFDDDDAFERLRATIEELDKAQGTGGNFAFYLSVPPRSFPVVIQQLKKHGLADQSGGSWRRAVIEKPFGHDLKSAEELNKVVHEVFEPDQVFRIDHYLGKETVQNILALRFANTMFEPIWNRSFVDHVQITMAEDIGIGGRAGYYDGIGAARDVIQNHLLQLMALTAMEEPASFGADALAAEKEKVLGAVRLPKDLGASTVRGQYAGGWQGGEKVIGYLEEEGIDPKSKTDTYAAIKLEIDNRRWAGVPFYLRTGKRLGRRVTEIAVVFQRAPHSPFDHTATEELGQNAIVIRVQPDEGITVRFGSKVPGTSMEIRDVSMDFAYGESFTESSPEAYERLILDVLLGDANLFPRTEEVELSWKILDPIEEYWDKHGRPAQYPSGTWGPAEADEMLARDGRSWRRP
- the opcA gene encoding glucose-6-phosphate dehydrogenase assembly protein OpcA; its protein translation is MKIDLTDTTAGDINKALVQGRRDIGTPAVGMVLTLVIVTDEENAYDALKAANDASREHPSRTLVVIKRVSRSPRDRTTSRLDAEVRVGADAGTGETVVLRLYGEVVEHADSVVLPLLLPDAPVVVWWPVNAPLDPAKDPLGALAQRRVTDTYAAEQPVRELSARADAYTPGDTDLSWTRITPWRSMLAAALDQVTCAVRGIEVEGEEFNPSCELLAMWLADRLDVPVRRSLSSGPGLTAVRMETTCGPIVLDRADGTLATLSIEGQPARAVALKRRETAELIAEELRRLDPDDTYASALRYGVERLNTAPDKATSQEAAEPAAEPAPARKAAAKTAKKAPARKATAK